Proteins from a single region of Chryseomicrobium sp. FSL W7-1435:
- the eno gene encoding phosphopyruvate hydratase, with translation MPIITDVFAREVLDSRGNPTIEVEVFTESGAFGRAIVPSGASTGEYEAVELRDGDKSRYLGKGVQKAVEHVNTVIADELEENYTVLDQVAIDQALIELDGTENKGNLGANAILGVSMAVAHAAADYLDMPLYQYLGGFNAKQLPVPMMNILNGGEHADNNVDIQEFMVMPVGAESFRQALRMGAEIFHSLKAVLKERGLNTAVGDEGGFAPNLKSNEEALVTIMEAIENAGYKPGEEVLLAMDVAASELFNKEDGKYHLSGEGVVKTSAEMVDFYEELCNKYPIISIEDGLDENDWDGFKLLTERIGQKVQLVGDDLFVTNTKKLKDGIDKGIANSILIKVNQIGTLTETFEAIEMAKRAGYTAVISHRSGESEDVTIADIAVAANAGQIKTGAPSRSDRVAKYNQLLRIEDMLDSTAEYLGRETFYNLKK, from the coding sequence ATGCCAATTATTACAGACGTATTTGCTCGTGAGGTCCTTGATTCACGTGGTAACCCAACAATTGAAGTAGAAGTATTCACGGAAAGCGGTGCTTTTGGCCGTGCAATCGTTCCTTCAGGCGCATCTACTGGAGAGTATGAAGCAGTAGAATTGCGTGATGGCGACAAAAGCCGTTATTTAGGTAAAGGTGTTCAAAAAGCAGTCGAACACGTAAATACAGTAATTGCTGATGAATTAGAAGAAAACTATACAGTACTTGACCAAGTTGCCATTGACCAAGCGTTAATCGAACTTGATGGTACAGAAAATAAAGGGAACCTCGGTGCTAACGCAATCTTGGGTGTTTCCATGGCCGTAGCTCACGCTGCAGCAGACTACTTAGATATGCCACTTTATCAATACCTAGGTGGTTTCAACGCCAAGCAACTTCCTGTTCCAATGATGAACATCTTGAACGGTGGAGAGCACGCAGACAACAACGTGGATATTCAAGAATTCATGGTTATGCCAGTAGGCGCTGAATCATTCCGCCAAGCACTTCGCATGGGCGCAGAAATCTTCCACAGCTTAAAAGCGGTTCTTAAAGAGCGCGGCTTGAACACAGCTGTTGGTGATGAGGGTGGTTTCGCACCAAACTTGAAATCCAATGAAGAAGCACTTGTAACGATCATGGAAGCAATTGAAAACGCAGGTTACAAGCCTGGCGAAGAAGTTCTTCTTGCAATGGACGTAGCAGCTTCTGAACTATTTAACAAAGAAGATGGCAAGTACCACTTATCAGGTGAAGGCGTCGTGAAAACATCTGCTGAAATGGTTGATTTCTACGAAGAGCTTTGCAATAAATACCCAATCATCTCAATCGAAGATGGACTGGACGAAAACGACTGGGATGGCTTCAAGCTATTAACAGAACGTATCGGCCAAAAAGTACAACTTGTGGGTGACGATCTGTTCGTTACAAACACGAAGAAATTGAAAGATGGAATTGACAAAGGTATTGCGAACTCAATCCTTATCAAAGTAAACCAAATCGGTACATTAACAGAAACGTTTGAAGCAATCGAGATGGCAAAACGTGCTGGTTATACAGCTGTAATCTCTCACCGTTCAGGCGAGTCTGAAGACGTAACGATTGCGGACATCGCAGTAGCTGCAAATGCTGGACAGATCAAAACGGGTGCACCATCACGTTCGGATCGTGTAGCAAAATACAACCAGCTTCTTCGTATTGAGGATATGCTCGATTCTACAGCTGAATATTTAGGGCGCGAAACATTCTATAATTTGAAAAAATAA
- the secG gene encoding preprotein translocase subunit SecG has protein sequence MHAFLLTLLVIVSLALIVVVLLQSGKSAGLSGAISGGAEQLFGKQKARGMELVLHRATIVLSVLFFVLTIAVMKL, from the coding sequence ATGCACGCGTTTCTATTGACATTACTTGTCATCGTATCGCTAGCATTAATCGTAGTTGTGTTATTGCAATCAGGGAAAAGTGCCGGGTTATCTGGAGCCATCTCTGGTGGAGCAGAGCAACTGTTTGGAAAACAAAAAGCACGTGGGATGGAATTAGTCTTACATCGTGCAACAATTGTACTTTCTGTACTATTCTTTGTTTTAACGATTGCTGTTATGAAACTATAA